The following are encoded together in the Coffea arabica cultivar ET-39 chromosome 1c, Coffea Arabica ET-39 HiFi, whole genome shotgun sequence genome:
- the LOC113731548 gene encoding probable LRR receptor-like serine/threonine-protein kinase At1g06840 isoform X1: MLGNCRKFGLFGMPQSRISLFGLSLIVWLCWSLLLISADSQITHPDEVRALRSIRKELIDPNGNLSNWRTGDPCTSNWTGVLCFNQTMDDGHLHVVELQLLGMKLFGRLSPELGRLSYMQILDVMWNNISGSIPKEIGNLTSLQLLLLNGNQLTGSLPEELGNLYNLDRIQIDQNQISGPIPNSFANLSKTKHFHMNNNSISGQIPSELSKLPNLVHLLLDNNNLSGSLPPELSEMPSLLILQLDNNNFGGSVIPSSYGNMYHLLKLSLRNCSLQGGIPNLSNMHNLSYVDLSHNQLSGAIPSNTLSQNMTTFDLSYNNLTGTVPTNFAGLPLLQKLSLANNLLNGSIPSIIWQNRSSNATQRLVLDLQNNKLSNISGSSFLPANVTVRLQGNPLCSNSNLVQFCGSQSQVVARILISSNATQCPPQACPSGYEYVPPSFPVPCFCAAPLLVGYRLKSPGFFDFRPYFDQFVWYLSSGLGLYPYQLDADSYAWEPGPRLGMYLRIFPVYIDNTSSHMFNNSEVFRIRSMFTGWKIGDSSVFGPYELLNFTLLDPYQHVVFPSSSSGVSKGAIAGIVLGATAGAVTLSALVTLLILRLHMKKKQAVSRRRHSSKTSIKIDGVKEFTYEEMVSATKNFDSSCVVGQGGYGKVYKGILADETVVAIKRAQEGSLQGEKEFLTEIELLSRLHHRNLVSLVGYCDEEGEQMLIYEFMSNGTLRDNISGKSKEPRTFAMRLRIALGSAKGILYLHTEANPPIFHRDIKASNILLDSKLTAKVADFGLSRLAPVPDVEGMLPAHVSTVVKGTPGYLDPEYFLTHKLTDKSDVYSLGVVFLELLTGMHPISHGKNIVREVNIAYRSGMIFSVIDDSMGSYPSECVEKFINLALKCCREEPDARPSMAEVVRELESIWLMMPESDTILVDSLVTDPGKVETTTTPSSSSTMRNPFLSSDVSGSDLVSGVVPTITPR; this comes from the exons TtgggatgccacaatcaagaaTTTCGTTGTTTGGACTGAGTTTGATCGTGTGGTTGTGCTGGTCTTTGCTGCTAATTAGCGCGGATAGCCAAATTACCCATCCTGATgaag TTAGAGCATTGCGGTCAATCAGGAAAGAATTGATCGATCCAAATGGAAATCTCAGTAACTGGAGGACCGGTGATCCATGCACTTCAAATTGGACTGGGGTTTTGTGCTTCAATCAAACAATGGACGATGGCCATCTTCATGTCGTAGAATT GCAACTACTTGGTATGAAACTCTTCGGAAGATTATCGCCAGAGCTAGGCCGTTTATCTTATATGCAAATCTT GGATGTTATGTGGAACAACATCAGTGGGAGTATACCCAAGGAGATAGGCAACCTTACATCTTTACAATTGTT GCTTCTCAATGGAAATCAACTGACAGGATCACTACCTGAAGAGCTTGGTAATCTTTATAACTTGGACAGGATACAAATAGACCAGAATCAGATATCTGGACCGATACCTAACTCATTTGCGAACTTGAGCAAAACAAAGCACTT TCACATGAATAACAATTCAATCAGTGGGCAAATCCCTTCTGAGCTGTCTAAGCTTCCAAATCTtgttcactt GTTACTTGATAATAACAACTTATCAGGCTCTCTTCCTCCAGAGCTCTCTGAAATGCCAAGTCTACTTATACT CCAATTGGACAACAACAATTTTGGTGGGAGTGTGATTCCTTCTTCCTATGGAAACATGTACCATTTGTTAAAATT GAGTCTCAGAAACTGCAGCTTGCAAGGGGGAATCCCAAACTTGAGCAACATGCATAACCTTTCATACGT AGACCTGAGCCACAACCAGCTAAGCGGAGCAATACCTTCAAATACGCTCTCTCAGAATATGACTACCTT TGATCTTTCATATAACAATCTTACTGGAACGGTTCCTACCAACTTTGCTGGCCTCCCTCTTTTGCAGAAATT ATCACTGGCAAACAATTTGTTGAATGGTTCTATTCCATCCATCATTTGGCAAAATAGGAGTTCAAATGCGACTCAAAGACTCGTACT GGATTTGCAGAACAATAAGCTCTCAAACATCTCTGGAAGTTCTTTTCTCCCTGCAAATGTCACCGTTAG GCTTCAGGGAAATCCTTTATGCTCAAATTCCAACCTAGTGCAGTTCTGCGGATCTCAGAGTCAAGTTGTTGCTCGTATTTTGATCTCATCAAATGCTACCCAATGTCCCCCTCAAGCATGCCCCAGTGGTTATGAATATGTCCCCCCATCATTTCCAGTACCTTGCTTTTGTGCTGCTCCTCTGCTTGTTGGATATCGGTTAAAGAGCCCTGGGTTCTTTGATTTCAGGccatattttgatcaatttgtaTGGTACCTATCCTCTGGTCTAGGCCTTTATCCTTATCAGCTTGATGCTGATTCATATGCATGGGAACCAGGCCCTCGACTGGGGATGTATTTGAGGATTTTTCCAGTGTACATTGATAATACTTCTTCTCATATGTTCAACAACAGTGAAGTTTTCAGAATTCGCAGCATGTTTACTGGATGGAAGATTGGTGATAGTAGCGTATTTGGACCATATGAACTTCTTAACTTCACACTGCTTGATCCTTACCAACATG TAGTGTTTCCTTCTTCCTCATCTGGTGTAAGCAAGGGGGCAATAGCTGGCATTGTGCTGGGGGCTACAGCTGGTGCAGTTACACTGTCTGCATTAGTTACTCTCCTTATATTGAGATTGCATATGAAGAAGAAGCAGGCAGTTTCAAGAAGGCGTCATT CTTCAAAGACCTCCATCAAAATCGATGGTGTGAAGGAATTCACTTACGAAGAAATGGTATCAGCaactaaaaattttgatagCTCTTGTGTGGTTGGACAAGGTGGTTATGGAAAAGTTTACAAAGGTATTCTAGCTGATGAGACAGTTGTGGCTATAAAACGTGCTCAGGAGGGATCCCTCCAAGGTGAAAAGGAGTTCCTCACTGAAATAGAACTACTGTCAAGGTTACATCACAGAAATCTGGTTTCTTTGGTTGGGTACTGTGATGAAGAAGGTGAACAG ATGTTGATTTATGAATTCATGTCTAATGGTACCTTGAGAGATAACATATCTG GGAAGTCAAAGGAGCCTCGAACATTTGCTATGAGGTTGAGAATTGCTTTGGGATCAGCTAAGGGCATCCTCTACCTACATACGGAAGCTAATCCTCCCATATTCCACCGGGACATTAAGGCAAGCAACATACTGTTGGACTCTAAACTTACTGCAAAGGTTGCAGATTTTGGACTTTCAAGGCTTGCTCCTGTTCCTGATGTTGAAGGAATGCTGCCTGCTCATGTATCTACTGTTGTTAAGGGAACTCCG GGATATCTTGACCCAGAATATTTCCTTACACATAAGCTTACTGACAAGAGTGATGTTTATAGCCTTGGTGTTGTGTTTTTGGAGCTATTGACTGGGATGCACCCAATATCGCATGGCAAAAACATTGTCAGAGAG GTAAATATAGCATACCGTTCTGGTATGATATTCTCAGTCATTGATGATAGCATGGGATCGTATCCATCTGAATGCGTGGAAAAGTTCATCAACCTGGCTCTAAAATGTTGCCGAGAGGAGCCTGACGCCCGGCCTTCGATGGCTGAAGTGGTTCGAGAACTTGAGAGTATATGGCTCATGATGCCAGAGTCTGATACTATACTGGTTGACTCGTTGGTTACTGACCCTGGAAAGGTTGAAACCACAACAACTCCATCTTCATCTTCCACGATGAGAAATCCTTTTCTTTCATCAGATGTCTCTGGTAGTGACCTTGTTAGCGGAGTTGTTCCCACCATTACACCTAGATAA
- the LOC113731548 gene encoding probable LRR receptor-like serine/threonine-protein kinase At1g06840 isoform X2 → MDDGHLHVVELQLLGMKLFGRLSPELGRLSYMQILDVMWNNISGSIPKEIGNLTSLQLLLLNGNQLTGSLPEELGNLYNLDRIQIDQNQISGPIPNSFANLSKTKHFHMNNNSISGQIPSELSKLPNLVHLLLDNNNLSGSLPPELSEMPSLLILQLDNNNFGGSVIPSSYGNMYHLLKLSLRNCSLQGGIPNLSNMHNLSYVDLSHNQLSGAIPSNTLSQNMTTFDLSYNNLTGTVPTNFAGLPLLQKLSLANNLLNGSIPSIIWQNRSSNATQRLVLDLQNNKLSNISGSSFLPANVTVRLQGNPLCSNSNLVQFCGSQSQVVARILISSNATQCPPQACPSGYEYVPPSFPVPCFCAAPLLVGYRLKSPGFFDFRPYFDQFVWYLSSGLGLYPYQLDADSYAWEPGPRLGMYLRIFPVYIDNTSSHMFNNSEVFRIRSMFTGWKIGDSSVFGPYELLNFTLLDPYQHVVFPSSSSGVSKGAIAGIVLGATAGAVTLSALVTLLILRLHMKKKQAVSRRRHSSKTSIKIDGVKEFTYEEMVSATKNFDSSCVVGQGGYGKVYKGILADETVVAIKRAQEGSLQGEKEFLTEIELLSRLHHRNLVSLVGYCDEEGEQMLIYEFMSNGTLRDNISGKSKEPRTFAMRLRIALGSAKGILYLHTEANPPIFHRDIKASNILLDSKLTAKVADFGLSRLAPVPDVEGMLPAHVSTVVKGTPGYLDPEYFLTHKLTDKSDVYSLGVVFLELLTGMHPISHGKNIVREVNIAYRSGMIFSVIDDSMGSYPSECVEKFINLALKCCREEPDARPSMAEVVRELESIWLMMPESDTILVDSLVTDPGKVETTTTPSSSSTMRNPFLSSDVSGSDLVSGVVPTITPR, encoded by the exons ATGGACGATGGCCATCTTCATGTCGTAGAATT GCAACTACTTGGTATGAAACTCTTCGGAAGATTATCGCCAGAGCTAGGCCGTTTATCTTATATGCAAATCTT GGATGTTATGTGGAACAACATCAGTGGGAGTATACCCAAGGAGATAGGCAACCTTACATCTTTACAATTGTT GCTTCTCAATGGAAATCAACTGACAGGATCACTACCTGAAGAGCTTGGTAATCTTTATAACTTGGACAGGATACAAATAGACCAGAATCAGATATCTGGACCGATACCTAACTCATTTGCGAACTTGAGCAAAACAAAGCACTT TCACATGAATAACAATTCAATCAGTGGGCAAATCCCTTCTGAGCTGTCTAAGCTTCCAAATCTtgttcactt GTTACTTGATAATAACAACTTATCAGGCTCTCTTCCTCCAGAGCTCTCTGAAATGCCAAGTCTACTTATACT CCAATTGGACAACAACAATTTTGGTGGGAGTGTGATTCCTTCTTCCTATGGAAACATGTACCATTTGTTAAAATT GAGTCTCAGAAACTGCAGCTTGCAAGGGGGAATCCCAAACTTGAGCAACATGCATAACCTTTCATACGT AGACCTGAGCCACAACCAGCTAAGCGGAGCAATACCTTCAAATACGCTCTCTCAGAATATGACTACCTT TGATCTTTCATATAACAATCTTACTGGAACGGTTCCTACCAACTTTGCTGGCCTCCCTCTTTTGCAGAAATT ATCACTGGCAAACAATTTGTTGAATGGTTCTATTCCATCCATCATTTGGCAAAATAGGAGTTCAAATGCGACTCAAAGACTCGTACT GGATTTGCAGAACAATAAGCTCTCAAACATCTCTGGAAGTTCTTTTCTCCCTGCAAATGTCACCGTTAG GCTTCAGGGAAATCCTTTATGCTCAAATTCCAACCTAGTGCAGTTCTGCGGATCTCAGAGTCAAGTTGTTGCTCGTATTTTGATCTCATCAAATGCTACCCAATGTCCCCCTCAAGCATGCCCCAGTGGTTATGAATATGTCCCCCCATCATTTCCAGTACCTTGCTTTTGTGCTGCTCCTCTGCTTGTTGGATATCGGTTAAAGAGCCCTGGGTTCTTTGATTTCAGGccatattttgatcaatttgtaTGGTACCTATCCTCTGGTCTAGGCCTTTATCCTTATCAGCTTGATGCTGATTCATATGCATGGGAACCAGGCCCTCGACTGGGGATGTATTTGAGGATTTTTCCAGTGTACATTGATAATACTTCTTCTCATATGTTCAACAACAGTGAAGTTTTCAGAATTCGCAGCATGTTTACTGGATGGAAGATTGGTGATAGTAGCGTATTTGGACCATATGAACTTCTTAACTTCACACTGCTTGATCCTTACCAACATG TAGTGTTTCCTTCTTCCTCATCTGGTGTAAGCAAGGGGGCAATAGCTGGCATTGTGCTGGGGGCTACAGCTGGTGCAGTTACACTGTCTGCATTAGTTACTCTCCTTATATTGAGATTGCATATGAAGAAGAAGCAGGCAGTTTCAAGAAGGCGTCATT CTTCAAAGACCTCCATCAAAATCGATGGTGTGAAGGAATTCACTTACGAAGAAATGGTATCAGCaactaaaaattttgatagCTCTTGTGTGGTTGGACAAGGTGGTTATGGAAAAGTTTACAAAGGTATTCTAGCTGATGAGACAGTTGTGGCTATAAAACGTGCTCAGGAGGGATCCCTCCAAGGTGAAAAGGAGTTCCTCACTGAAATAGAACTACTGTCAAGGTTACATCACAGAAATCTGGTTTCTTTGGTTGGGTACTGTGATGAAGAAGGTGAACAG ATGTTGATTTATGAATTCATGTCTAATGGTACCTTGAGAGATAACATATCTG GGAAGTCAAAGGAGCCTCGAACATTTGCTATGAGGTTGAGAATTGCTTTGGGATCAGCTAAGGGCATCCTCTACCTACATACGGAAGCTAATCCTCCCATATTCCACCGGGACATTAAGGCAAGCAACATACTGTTGGACTCTAAACTTACTGCAAAGGTTGCAGATTTTGGACTTTCAAGGCTTGCTCCTGTTCCTGATGTTGAAGGAATGCTGCCTGCTCATGTATCTACTGTTGTTAAGGGAACTCCG GGATATCTTGACCCAGAATATTTCCTTACACATAAGCTTACTGACAAGAGTGATGTTTATAGCCTTGGTGTTGTGTTTTTGGAGCTATTGACTGGGATGCACCCAATATCGCATGGCAAAAACATTGTCAGAGAG GTAAATATAGCATACCGTTCTGGTATGATATTCTCAGTCATTGATGATAGCATGGGATCGTATCCATCTGAATGCGTGGAAAAGTTCATCAACCTGGCTCTAAAATGTTGCCGAGAGGAGCCTGACGCCCGGCCTTCGATGGCTGAAGTGGTTCGAGAACTTGAGAGTATATGGCTCATGATGCCAGAGTCTGATACTATACTGGTTGACTCGTTGGTTACTGACCCTGGAAAGGTTGAAACCACAACAACTCCATCTTCATCTTCCACGATGAGAAATCCTTTTCTTTCATCAGATGTCTCTGGTAGTGACCTTGTTAGCGGAGTTGTTCCCACCATTACACCTAGATAA
- the LOC113731566 gene encoding large ribosomal subunit protein uL16-like, translating into MGRRPARCYRQIKNKPYPKSRYCRGVPDPKIRIYDVGMKKKGVDEFPFCVHLVSWEKENVSSEALEAARIACNKYMTKYAGKDAFHLRVRVHPFHVLRINKMLSCAGADRLQTGMRGAFGKPQGTCARVAIGQVLLSVRCKDANSHHAQEALRRAKFKFPGRQKIIVSRKWGFTKFSRTDYVKWKQENRIVPDGVNAKLLGCHGPLANRQPGRAFLEATS; encoded by the exons ATGGGGAGAA GACCTGCGAGGTGTTACCGTCAGATAAAAAACAAACCCTATCCAAAGTCAAGGTACTGCCGTGGTGTTCCAGATCCAAAGATCAGGATCTATGATGTTGGCATGAAGAAGAAGGGAGTTGATGAGTTCCCATTCTGTGTCCATTTGGTTAGTTGGGAAAAGGAGAATGTCTCCAGTGAAGCACTTGAGGCTGCTCGTATTGCTTGCAACAAGTACATGACTAAGTATGCTGGGAAGGACGCATTCCATTTGAGGGTCAGAGTTCATCCTTTCCATGTCCTGCGTATTAACAAGATGTTGTCATGTGCTGGAGCTGATAGGCTTCAAACTGGTATGAGGGGTGCTTTTGGGAAGCCACAAGGAACATGTGCTCGTGTTGCTATTGGTCAGGTACTTCTCTCTGTACGCTGCAAGGATGCTAACAGCCACCATGCTCAAGAGGCTTTGCGCCGTGCCAAGTTCAAGTTTCCTGGTCGCCAAAAGATCATTGTTAGCAGGAAGTG GGGATTCACCAAGTTCAGCCGCACAGACTATGTCAAATGGAAGCAAGAGAATCGTATTGTCCCAGATGGTGTTAATGCCAAG CTTCTTGGTTGCCATGGACCTTTGGCGAACCGTCAACCTGGAAGAGCGTTTTTAGAAGCAACTTCTTAG
- the LOC113731571 gene encoding putative B3 domain-containing protein At5g58280 isoform X3 translates to MAKDNNANTYEEARKQRVLDNKKRFERSLSRPKPNDVYMVEPRRSSRARTQVTSYRDDVDVDLPRMRKRPKWSSSWASYLARPMEEVRAASYEERSRARLSAEILQSNLQLENPSFIKSMVRSHVYSCFWLGLPSSFCEDHLPKSTVDMVLEDEDGLEFEAVYISKRSGLSGGWRAFALEHKLDDGDALVFELIEPTRFKVYIVRAVSCSTQEEGGSDAGERPKEKTKQRKKDNTRSKDSIRPEEDASSKASGRRRSSRLK, encoded by the exons ATGGCAAAAGACAACAACGCCAACACTTACGAAGAAGCTCGTAAGCAAAGGGTTTTGGACAACAAGAAAAGATTCGAG CGAAGCCTTAGTAGGCCAAAACCAAACGATGTTTACATGGTGGAGCCAAGACGGTCATCACGTGCGCGCACTCAGGTTACTTCATACCGCGATGAT GTAGATGTAGACCTTCCACGTATGCGGAAGAGACCAAAGTGGAGTTCTTCATGGGCAAG TTATCTGGCTAGACCAATGGAAGAAGTTAGAGCCGCGTCATATGAAGAAAGATCTCGCGCACGGCTGTCTGCTGAGATTCTCCAAAGCAACTTACAGTTAGAGAATCCATCCTTTATCAAGTCAATGGTTCGGTCTCATGTTTATAGTTGTTTCTGGTTG GGGCTTCCAAGTTCATTTTGTGAGGACCATTTGCCCAAGTCTACTGTAGATATGGTTTTAGAGGATGAGGATGGCTTGGAGTTTGAGGCTGTCTACATTAGCAAGAGAAGTGGGCTTAGTGGTGGATGGAGAGCATTTGCTCTGGAACATAAACTGGATGATGGTGATGCTTTAGTATTTGAGTTGATTGAGCCAACGAGATTCAAG GTTTACATAGTCAGAGCAGTCAGCTGCTCTACGCAAGAGGAAGGAGGAAGTGATGCTGGAGAAAGACCAAAAGAGAAGACGAAGCAGAGAAAGAAAGACAACACTCGATCAAAAGATTCAATACGGCCAGAAGAAGATGCTTCCTCAAAGGCTTCAGGTCGGAGGCGGAGTAGCAGACTAAAGTGA
- the LOC113731571 gene encoding putative B3 domain-containing protein At5g58280 isoform X2 — translation MAKDNNANTYEEARKQRVLDNKKRFEDLGILSISKSLSDVSKSEKKSKRSLSRPKPNDVYMVEPRRSSRARTQVTSYRDDVDVDLPRMRKRPKWSSSWASYLARPMEEVRAASYEERSRARLSAEILQSNLQLENPSFIKSMVRSHVYSCFWLGLPSSFCEDHLPKSTVDMVLEDEDGLEFEAVYISKRSGLSGGWRAFALEHKLDDGDALVFELIEPTRFKVYIVRAVSCSTQEEGGSDAGERPKEKTKQRKKDNTRSKDSIRPEEDASSKASGRRRSSRLK, via the exons ATGGCAAAAGACAACAACGCCAACACTTACGAAGAAGCTCGTAAGCAAAGGGTTTTGGACAACAAGAAAAGATTCGAG GATCTGGGGATTTTGAGCATCTCCAAGAGCCTTTCTGACGTATCAAAATCTGAGAAGAAGTCAAAG CGAAGCCTTAGTAGGCCAAAACCAAACGATGTTTACATGGTGGAGCCAAGACGGTCATCACGTGCGCGCACTCAGGTTACTTCATACCGCGATGAT GTAGATGTAGACCTTCCACGTATGCGGAAGAGACCAAAGTGGAGTTCTTCATGGGCAAG TTATCTGGCTAGACCAATGGAAGAAGTTAGAGCCGCGTCATATGAAGAAAGATCTCGCGCACGGCTGTCTGCTGAGATTCTCCAAAGCAACTTACAGTTAGAGAATCCATCCTTTATCAAGTCAATGGTTCGGTCTCATGTTTATAGTTGTTTCTGGTTG GGGCTTCCAAGTTCATTTTGTGAGGACCATTTGCCCAAGTCTACTGTAGATATGGTTTTAGAGGATGAGGATGGCTTGGAGTTTGAGGCTGTCTACATTAGCAAGAGAAGTGGGCTTAGTGGTGGATGGAGAGCATTTGCTCTGGAACATAAACTGGATGATGGTGATGCTTTAGTATTTGAGTTGATTGAGCCAACGAGATTCAAG GTTTACATAGTCAGAGCAGTCAGCTGCTCTACGCAAGAGGAAGGAGGAAGTGATGCTGGAGAAAGACCAAAAGAGAAGACGAAGCAGAGAAAGAAAGACAACACTCGATCAAAAGATTCAATACGGCCAGAAGAAGATGCTTCCTCAAAGGCTTCAGGTCGGAGGCGGAGTAGCAGACTAAAGTGA
- the LOC113731571 gene encoding putative B3 domain-containing protein At5g58280 isoform X1, with the protein MAKDNNANTYEEARKQRVLDNKKRFEDLGILSISKSLSDVSKSEKKSKQRSLSRPKPNDVYMVEPRRSSRARTQVTSYRDDVDVDLPRMRKRPKWSSSWASYLARPMEEVRAASYEERSRARLSAEILQSNLQLENPSFIKSMVRSHVYSCFWLGLPSSFCEDHLPKSTVDMVLEDEDGLEFEAVYISKRSGLSGGWRAFALEHKLDDGDALVFELIEPTRFKVYIVRAVSCSTQEEGGSDAGERPKEKTKQRKKDNTRSKDSIRPEEDASSKASGRRRSSRLK; encoded by the exons ATGGCAAAAGACAACAACGCCAACACTTACGAAGAAGCTCGTAAGCAAAGGGTTTTGGACAACAAGAAAAGATTCGAG GATCTGGGGATTTTGAGCATCTCCAAGAGCCTTTCTGACGTATCAAAATCTGAGAAGAAGTCAAAG CAGCGAAGCCTTAGTAGGCCAAAACCAAACGATGTTTACATGGTGGAGCCAAGACGGTCATCACGTGCGCGCACTCAGGTTACTTCATACCGCGATGAT GTAGATGTAGACCTTCCACGTATGCGGAAGAGACCAAAGTGGAGTTCTTCATGGGCAAG TTATCTGGCTAGACCAATGGAAGAAGTTAGAGCCGCGTCATATGAAGAAAGATCTCGCGCACGGCTGTCTGCTGAGATTCTCCAAAGCAACTTACAGTTAGAGAATCCATCCTTTATCAAGTCAATGGTTCGGTCTCATGTTTATAGTTGTTTCTGGTTG GGGCTTCCAAGTTCATTTTGTGAGGACCATTTGCCCAAGTCTACTGTAGATATGGTTTTAGAGGATGAGGATGGCTTGGAGTTTGAGGCTGTCTACATTAGCAAGAGAAGTGGGCTTAGTGGTGGATGGAGAGCATTTGCTCTGGAACATAAACTGGATGATGGTGATGCTTTAGTATTTGAGTTGATTGAGCCAACGAGATTCAAG GTTTACATAGTCAGAGCAGTCAGCTGCTCTACGCAAGAGGAAGGAGGAAGTGATGCTGGAGAAAGACCAAAAGAGAAGACGAAGCAGAGAAAGAAAGACAACACTCGATCAAAAGATTCAATACGGCCAGAAGAAGATGCTTCCTCAAAGGCTTCAGGTCGGAGGCGGAGTAGCAGACTAAAGTGA